One segment of Alistipes finegoldii DSM 17242 DNA contains the following:
- a CDS encoding sensor histidine kinase, translated as MAYDNFRRQIEVLEHNGIDDINLPTQYASLAQCALELDMPDSAFVALQKAASLPKRTTYQEFTVNKGFGLYYIRTENFAEAKKRLEASEELFRRDPSLRFHTAGLSYLRTAYFKASGQYGKALETILETQRDTVIRSSGFNNYALTKELGDVYWHLREMERAAANYREYIRLSDSVRNREIRTATDDFSGILEISRLHNETKELQYDLQRKRLRNTYLIICLLAGVLVTGGVGYARMMKLNRRLKASEATVLAQNEHLRISGEELLEAKEQAEQASRMKTEFIQHMSHEVRTPLNSIVGFSQVLASEFRDKPATGEYASIIEANSATLLRLFDDVLEVAYLDQTGDLPRCDVTALNNLCNDCVESTLPELHPGVSLLGELTPDDPVVRTNLKRIEQVLLRLLRNAAKFTLSGHITLTYDCLPAERLLRFSVTDTGPGIPADLREEVFGRFVKLDPFSQGTGLGLPICRLIAVKLGGAVCSSIRSMRPAAA; from the coding sequence ATGGCTTACGACAACTTCCGCCGCCAGATCGAGGTGCTCGAACACAACGGCATCGACGACATCAACTTGCCGACGCAGTACGCTTCGCTGGCGCAGTGCGCGCTGGAGCTGGATATGCCCGATTCGGCGTTCGTCGCGCTGCAGAAGGCCGCGTCGCTGCCCAAGCGGACCACCTATCAGGAATTTACCGTCAATAAGGGCTTCGGCCTTTACTATATCCGGACTGAAAATTTCGCGGAGGCGAAGAAACGGCTGGAGGCTTCGGAGGAGCTGTTCCGCCGCGACCCCTCGCTGCGGTTCCATACGGCCGGGCTGAGCTATCTGCGAACGGCCTATTTCAAGGCTTCGGGCCAGTACGGGAAGGCGTTGGAGACGATTCTGGAGACGCAGCGCGACACGGTGATCCGCAGTTCCGGGTTCAACAACTATGCGCTGACCAAGGAGCTTGGCGACGTCTACTGGCACCTGCGTGAGATGGAGCGGGCCGCGGCCAATTACCGGGAATACATCCGTCTGTCGGACTCGGTGCGCAACCGCGAAATCCGCACTGCGACGGACGATTTTTCGGGAATTCTCGAAATCAGCCGCCTGCACAACGAAACCAAGGAGCTGCAGTACGACCTCCAGCGCAAACGCCTGCGCAACACCTATCTGATTATCTGCCTGCTGGCGGGAGTGCTGGTGACGGGCGGCGTGGGATATGCGCGCATGATGAAGCTCAACCGGCGTCTCAAGGCCTCCGAAGCGACGGTGCTGGCCCAGAACGAGCATCTGCGGATCAGCGGCGAAGAGCTTCTCGAAGCCAAGGAGCAGGCCGAGCAGGCCAGCCGCATGAAGACCGAATTTATCCAGCATATGTCGCACGAGGTGCGCACGCCCCTCAATTCGATCGTCGGATTTTCGCAGGTGCTGGCGTCCGAATTCCGCGACAAGCCCGCCACGGGCGAGTATGCCTCCATCATCGAAGCCAACAGTGCGACCCTGCTGCGGCTTTTCGACGACGTGCTCGAAGTCGCCTACCTCGACCAGACGGGCGACCTGCCTCGCTGCGACGTCACGGCGCTGAACAACCTCTGCAACGACTGCGTGGAGAGCACCCTGCCGGAACTGCATCCCGGCGTGAGCCTGCTGGGCGAACTCACGCCTGACGATCCCGTAGTGCGGACCAACCTCAAACGCATCGAACAGGTGCTTCTGCGTCTGCTCCGCAACGCCGCCAAATTCACGCTCTCCGGACATATTACCCTGACTTACGACTGCCTGCCCGCAGAACGGCTGCTGCGCTTCTCCGTGACCGATACCGGGCCGGGCATTCCCGCCGACCTGCGCGAAGAGGTCTTCGGGCGTTTCGTGAAACTCGATCCCTTTTCGCAGGGGACGGGACTCGGACTGCCTATCTGCCGGCTTATCGCCGTGAAACTGGGGGGGGCCGTCTGTTCGTCGATCCGGAGTATGCGTCCGGCTGCCGCATGA
- a CDS encoding peptide MFS transporter has translation MKGQPQGLIAAALANMGERFGFYIMMAILTLFISAKFGLDEATAGYIYSGFYASIYLLALVGGIIADKTKNYKGTIMWGLVVMSLGYLLIAIPTPTPVPSLPLYLTLTCLGLLVIAFGNGLFKGNLQALVGQMYDNKEFSAKRESGFQIFYMFINIGGFFAPFVAIGVRNWWLKVNNFDYNAKLPELCHEYLAKGQDMAGEGLANLTSYANSAYLDGSPVGDLHAFCNSYLDVFNRGFHYAFIAAIVMMLVSLMIYMSNKKRFPDPSQKAAAKGGKASAAEITMSAQEIRQRIYALFAVFGVVIFFWVSFHQNGYSLTYFARDYVNLDVINIDLGFTVIKGAEIFQSVNPFFVVTLTPLIMWFFGWLRKRNVEVSTPMKIAIGMGIAATAYLFLMFFSLALPGKAALAGMKADEMQSILVTPWVMVGLYFILTVAELFISPLGLAFVSKVAPPHMQGLMQGFWLAATAVGNALLFVGGWLYLHTPMWATWFVFVAACGLSMLVMLSMVRWLERVTR, from the coding sequence ATGAAAGGACAACCCCAAGGACTGATCGCCGCGGCTTTGGCCAATATGGGCGAGCGATTCGGTTTCTACATCATGATGGCGATCCTGACCCTGTTCATCTCCGCCAAGTTCGGTCTCGACGAGGCCACGGCGGGTTACATCTATTCGGGATTCTACGCTTCGATCTATCTGCTGGCGCTTGTCGGCGGTATCATCGCCGACAAGACCAAGAACTACAAGGGCACCATCATGTGGGGTCTGGTGGTGATGTCGCTGGGTTACCTGCTGATCGCCATTCCCACGCCCACGCCGGTTCCCAGCCTGCCGCTCTATCTGACGCTGACCTGCCTCGGACTGCTGGTCATCGCCTTCGGCAACGGCCTTTTCAAGGGCAATCTCCAAGCGTTGGTGGGGCAGATGTACGACAACAAGGAGTTCAGCGCCAAGCGCGAGTCGGGATTCCAGATCTTCTACATGTTCATCAACATCGGCGGCTTCTTCGCGCCGTTCGTGGCCATCGGCGTGCGCAACTGGTGGCTCAAGGTCAATAATTTCGACTACAACGCCAAGTTGCCCGAACTCTGCCACGAATACCTTGCCAAAGGTCAGGACATGGCCGGCGAGGGGCTTGCCAACCTCACCTCGTATGCCAATTCGGCTTACCTCGACGGGTCGCCCGTCGGCGACCTGCATGCCTTCTGCAACAGCTACCTCGACGTTTTCAACCGCGGTTTCCACTACGCCTTCATCGCCGCTATCGTGATGATGCTCGTTTCGCTGATGATCTACATGTCGAACAAGAAACGTTTCCCCGATCCCTCGCAGAAGGCTGCGGCCAAGGGCGGGAAGGCTTCCGCCGCCGAGATCACGATGTCGGCGCAGGAGATCCGTCAGCGCATCTATGCGCTTTTCGCCGTGTTCGGCGTGGTGATCTTCTTCTGGGTTTCGTTCCATCAGAACGGCTATTCGCTGACCTACTTCGCCCGTGACTACGTGAATCTGGACGTCATCAACATCGACTTGGGCTTCACGGTCATCAAGGGCGCCGAAATCTTCCAGAGCGTCAACCCGTTCTTCGTGGTGACCCTCACGCCGCTGATCATGTGGTTCTTCGGCTGGCTGCGCAAACGCAACGTTGAGGTCTCGACGCCGATGAAGATCGCCATCGGTATGGGTATCGCCGCCACGGCCTACCTCTTCCTGATGTTCTTCTCGCTGGCGCTGCCCGGCAAGGCCGCCCTCGCAGGCATGAAGGCCGACGAAATGCAGTCGATTCTGGTTACGCCGTGGGTGATGGTGGGACTCTACTTCATCCTGACGGTCGCCGAGCTGTTCATCTCGCCGCTCGGACTGGCCTTCGTGTCGAAGGTCGCGCCGCCGCACATGCAGGGGCTGATGCAGGGCTTCTGGCTGGCTGCCACGGCCGTGGGCAACGCACTGTTGTTCGTGGGCGGATGGCTCTATCTGCACACCCCGATGTGGGCTACGTGGTTCGTCTTCGTGGCCGCCTGCGGATTGTCGATGCTCGTCATGCTGTCGATGGTACGCTGGCTCGAACGGGTCACCCGATAA
- a CDS encoding alpha-amylase family glycosyl hydrolase, with amino-acid sequence MEKTTRRLPIVERDEWLLPAEQELNNRHERYMDKMNAIVQAAGSLVDYANGYRYFGWQRDETLDGWWLREWLPGAHDVYVFGDFNNWQRTEIRMQRDRHGVWSAFFPTAMYRDRLVHGSLYKLHVHGDNGWLDRIPAYATRVVQDEATKNYTAQFWAPEPFDWRGDAFDISKNGNLLIYEAHVGMAQEKEGVGTYREFTEKILPIIKKDGYNAVQLMAIAEHPYYGSFGYHVSSFFAPASRCGTPEELKELVRRAHELGLGVIMDLVHAHYVKNLNEGINELDGTDHHYSLPGKAGYQPYWDSMLFDYGKDEVQHFLLSNVKYWLDEFHFDGYRFDGVTSMIYHHHGYVDFDCRERFFDAGVNGDALTYLTLANRLVHDFRAGDVTIAEDVSGMPGMCIPDTDGGIGFDYRLGMAIPDFWIKQLKEVPDEEWNIWEMWNVMTDRLPEVKTVAYAESHDQALVGDKTLAFRLMDKEMYFNMDRASQSVVIDRGMALHKMIRLMTISTGGQAYLNFMGNEFGHPEWIDFPREGNGWSYAHARRQWSLAGNGFLRYAWLGDFDKAMIKLVKRYKVLADGYAWNLVMDECNKTMAFAHGDLLFVFNWHPSASIPDYELPVQAPGKYVPLLSTDERRFGGQERQAMDGEHFSFPAQDGDNTERPHIRIYNTSRTATVYLRTDGRQPSAVTGK; translated from the coding sequence ATGGAAAAAACGACCCGCAGGCTTCCGATCGTCGAACGCGACGAGTGGCTGCTCCCCGCAGAGCAGGAGCTCAACAACCGTCACGAGCGGTATATGGACAAAATGAACGCAATCGTGCAGGCGGCGGGGTCGCTCGTCGATTACGCCAACGGCTACCGCTATTTCGGCTGGCAGCGCGACGAGACGCTCGACGGCTGGTGGCTGCGCGAATGGCTGCCCGGAGCGCACGACGTCTACGTCTTCGGCGATTTCAACAACTGGCAGCGGACCGAAATCCGCATGCAGCGCGACCGCCACGGCGTATGGAGCGCCTTCTTCCCCACGGCGATGTACCGTGACAGGCTGGTGCACGGCTCGCTCTACAAGCTCCACGTCCATGGCGACAACGGCTGGCTGGACCGCATTCCGGCCTACGCGACGCGCGTGGTGCAGGACGAGGCGACCAAAAACTACACGGCGCAGTTCTGGGCGCCGGAGCCGTTCGACTGGCGGGGCGACGCATTCGACATTTCGAAAAACGGAAACCTCCTCATCTACGAGGCACACGTGGGCATGGCGCAGGAGAAGGAGGGCGTCGGGACCTACCGCGAATTCACGGAGAAGATATTACCTATAATAAAAAAGGACGGCTACAACGCCGTGCAGCTCATGGCCATCGCCGAGCACCCCTATTACGGGTCGTTCGGCTATCATGTGTCGAGTTTCTTCGCCCCGGCATCGCGCTGCGGCACGCCCGAAGAGCTGAAGGAGCTGGTGCGCCGCGCCCACGAGCTGGGGCTGGGAGTCATCATGGACCTCGTACACGCCCACTACGTGAAGAACCTCAACGAAGGCATCAACGAGCTGGACGGCACGGACCACCACTATTCGCTGCCCGGAAAGGCGGGCTACCAGCCCTATTGGGACTCGATGCTCTTCGACTACGGCAAGGACGAGGTGCAGCATTTCCTGCTTTCGAACGTCAAATACTGGCTCGACGAATTCCATTTCGACGGCTACCGCTTCGACGGCGTGACCTCGATGATCTACCACCACCACGGCTACGTCGATTTCGACTGCCGCGAACGTTTCTTCGACGCGGGGGTGAACGGCGACGCGCTGACCTATCTGACGCTGGCCAACCGGCTGGTGCACGACTTCCGCGCGGGCGACGTGACCATCGCCGAGGACGTGTCGGGCATGCCGGGGATGTGCATTCCCGACACGGACGGAGGCATCGGCTTCGACTACCGGCTGGGGATGGCCATTCCCGATTTCTGGATCAAGCAGCTCAAGGAGGTGCCCGACGAGGAGTGGAACATCTGGGAGATGTGGAACGTGATGACCGACCGCCTGCCCGAAGTGAAGACGGTGGCCTACGCCGAGTCGCACGATCAGGCGCTGGTGGGCGACAAGACGCTGGCGTTCAGGCTGATGGACAAGGAGATGTATTTCAACATGGACCGCGCGTCGCAGAGCGTGGTGATCGACCGCGGTATGGCGCTGCACAAGATGATCCGCCTGATGACCATTTCGACGGGCGGGCAGGCCTACCTCAACTTCATGGGCAACGAGTTCGGGCATCCCGAATGGATCGACTTCCCGCGCGAGGGCAACGGCTGGAGCTACGCCCACGCCCGGCGGCAGTGGTCGCTGGCCGGGAACGGGTTCCTGCGCTATGCATGGCTGGGGGATTTCGACAAGGCGATGATCAAACTGGTGAAGCGGTACAAGGTGCTGGCCGACGGCTACGCGTGGAATCTCGTGATGGACGAATGCAACAAGACGATGGCCTTTGCCCACGGCGACCTGCTGTTCGTCTTCAACTGGCACCCCTCGGCGTCGATTCCCGACTACGAGCTGCCCGTGCAGGCGCCCGGCAAATACGTGCCCCTGCTCTCGACCGACGAACGGCGTTTCGGCGGGCAGGAGCGGCAGGCGATGGACGGCGAGCACTTCTCGTTCCCGGCGCAGGACGGGGATAACACCGAGCGGCCGCATATCCGCATCTACAATACTTCGCGCACGGCGACGGTATATCTGAGAACCGACGGACGACAACCCTCCGCCGTGACCGGGAAGTGA
- a CDS encoding Gfo/Idh/MocA family protein has product MKGKIRFGMVGTGFIADWVLAGARQDARFEAAAICSRNQATADAFAAKHGIPHTFTSLEEMARSPLVDAVYIASPNALHASQSILCMSCGKHVLCEKPLASNAREARAMIEAARRYGVVLMEAMIATLNPNFRIVREQLPRLGTIRRYFASYCQYSSRYDKFREGVVLNTFDPSLSNGAMMDIGVYTVYPMVALFGRPQAVDAQGVVLSSGADGQGAVNFRYEGMNATVLYSKIADSRLPSEIEGEEGTLLLDTIHDIRCVTRFPRRGAASGRGPETVGESVGVEPDRDRYYYEIAEFIDLIEQGRPESAVNSHANSLATLEIIDEVRRQLGVVYPADGAR; this is encoded by the coding sequence ATGAAAGGAAAGATTCGTTTCGGAATGGTCGGCACGGGCTTTATCGCCGACTGGGTGCTTGCCGGCGCCCGGCAGGATGCGCGCTTCGAGGCGGCGGCGATCTGTTCGCGCAATCAGGCTACGGCCGACGCTTTCGCCGCGAAGCACGGGATTCCGCATACGTTCACCTCGCTCGAAGAGATGGCCCGCAGTCCGCTCGTCGATGCCGTCTATATCGCCTCGCCCAACGCCCTGCATGCGTCGCAGAGCATCCTCTGCATGAGCTGCGGCAAACACGTGCTGTGCGAGAAGCCGCTGGCCTCCAATGCGCGTGAAGCCCGTGCGATGATCGAAGCCGCGCGCAGATACGGCGTCGTGCTGATGGAGGCCATGATTGCGACGCTCAATCCCAATTTCCGGATCGTGCGCGAGCAGCTTCCCCGTCTGGGAACGATCCGCCGCTACTTCGCCAGCTACTGCCAGTACTCCTCGCGCTATGACAAGTTCAGGGAGGGCGTCGTGCTCAACACCTTCGATCCGTCGCTTTCCAACGGCGCCATGATGGACATCGGCGTCTATACGGTTTACCCGATGGTCGCGCTTTTCGGGCGGCCGCAGGCCGTCGATGCGCAGGGTGTCGTGCTCTCTTCGGGGGCGGACGGTCAGGGAGCCGTCAACTTCCGTTACGAGGGGATGAACGCCACGGTGCTCTACTCCAAGATCGCCGATTCGCGCCTGCCCTCCGAGATCGAAGGGGAGGAGGGTACGCTGCTGCTGGATACGATCCACGACATACGCTGTGTGACCCGTTTTCCGCGCCGAGGCGCCGCTTCGGGCCGCGGCCCGGAGACTGTCGGCGAATCGGTCGGTGTGGAGCCGGACCGGGACCGTTACTATTACGAAATCGCGGAGTTCATTGATTTGATCGAACAGGGCCGCCCGGAATCGGCGGTCAACAGCCACGCCAATTCGCTTGCGACGCTGGAGATCATCGATGAAGTGCGCCGCCAGTTGGGCGTGGTCTATCCCGCCGACGGGGCGCGCTGA
- a CDS encoding GNAT family N-acetyltransferase, with protein sequence MRIVSVREHPEFADAAIGYISACWPEVPPVLYEDCIRHAVSAAGPLPQWYLLMSGGEPVGCAGLIANDFISRMDLCPWACALYVAEHMRGHAYGRLLLDRAAEDARRAGFGKLYLSTDHAGLYEKWGFRYIGQGYHPWDAESRIYERTL encoded by the coding sequence ATGAGAATCGTCTCCGTCAGGGAGCACCCCGAATTCGCGGATGCCGCGATCGGCTATATTTCGGCCTGCTGGCCCGAAGTGCCGCCCGTTCTTTATGAGGACTGCATCCGCCACGCTGTCAGCGCCGCAGGTCCGCTTCCGCAGTGGTATCTGCTGATGTCGGGCGGCGAGCCGGTCGGTTGTGCAGGGTTGATCGCCAATGACTTTATCAGCCGCATGGACCTGTGCCCGTGGGCCTGCGCCCTCTATGTCGCCGAACATATGCGCGGACACGCCTACGGACGGCTGCTGCTCGACCGTGCGGCCGAAGACGCCCGCCGCGCCGGATTCGGCAAACTCTACCTCAGCACCGATCACGCCGGGCTGTACGAAAAGTGGGGCTTCCGCTATATCGGACAGGGCTATCACCCGTGGGATGCGGAGTCCCGGATTTACGAACGTACTTTATAA
- a CDS encoding amidohydrolase: protein MAILFSNATILPMTADEGSPKTFTGFVGVAGSRIALVTESASEADAFRAAHPDARIIDCTGRLLMPGLVNTHCHAAMTLQRSYADDIALMEWLHDYIWPFEARQTADDVALGMTLGIVEMLLGGVTSFVDMYYHENRCVEVAERLGIRAMLGCNYFDSNVEEVLPEVGQAVELAAGCDRIRIALAPHSPYTVSPENLRRGKETAERYGLHLMTHIAETQDEVRIVREKYGMTPVEHLDALGMLDARTIGAHCIYLTDTDIATLAARGVAVSHNPQSNMKISSGVAPVERLRAAGALVTIGTDGTCSNNDLDMFEEVRTAAFLQKSATGDPVALPAYEALKLATVNGARALGYAEGELGVVREGALADLIVVDLQKPHLQPVHDLVSNIVYCGKASDVDTVMVDGRIVVENRRVAGVDLPALYADVAAAVKRITAK from the coding sequence ATGGCAATTCTTTTTTCCAACGCCACGATTCTGCCGATGACGGCGGACGAAGGCAGTCCCAAAACCTTTACGGGTTTCGTGGGCGTCGCGGGCAGCCGCATCGCGCTGGTCACGGAGTCCGCGTCCGAAGCCGACGCATTCCGCGCCGCACACCCCGACGCACGGATCATCGACTGCACGGGCCGGCTGCTGATGCCGGGGCTTGTCAATACCCACTGCCACGCCGCCATGACGCTGCAGCGCAGTTATGCCGACGATATCGCCTTGATGGAGTGGCTCCACGACTATATCTGGCCGTTCGAAGCGCGCCAGACGGCCGACGACGTGGCGTTGGGAATGACGCTCGGCATTGTCGAGATGCTGCTGGGCGGCGTGACCTCGTTCGTGGATATGTATTACCACGAGAACCGCTGCGTCGAAGTGGCCGAGCGGCTGGGCATCCGCGCGATGCTGGGCTGCAACTATTTTGACAGCAACGTCGAAGAGGTGCTTCCCGAAGTGGGGCAGGCGGTGGAACTCGCCGCCGGCTGCGACCGGATCCGGATCGCCCTCGCACCCCATTCGCCCTACACCGTGTCGCCCGAAAACCTGCGGCGCGGCAAAGAGACGGCCGAGCGGTACGGACTGCACCTGATGACCCATATCGCCGAGACGCAGGACGAGGTGCGCATCGTGCGCGAGAAATACGGCATGACGCCCGTCGAACACCTCGACGCGCTGGGCATGCTCGACGCCCGCACCATCGGCGCACACTGCATCTATTTGACCGACACCGACATTGCGACGCTGGCCGCGCGCGGCGTGGCCGTGTCGCACAACCCGCAGAGCAACATGAAGATTTCGAGCGGCGTGGCGCCCGTCGAGCGGCTGCGCGCCGCGGGTGCGCTGGTGACCATCGGCACCGACGGCACCTGCTCCAACAACGATCTCGACATGTTCGAGGAGGTGCGCACGGCGGCCTTCCTGCAGAAATCCGCCACGGGCGACCCCGTCGCGCTCCCGGCTTACGAAGCGCTGAAGCTGGCGACGGTCAACGGCGCCCGCGCTTTGGGCTACGCCGAAGGCGAACTGGGCGTGGTCCGCGAGGGCGCATTGGCCGACCTGATCGTCGTGGACCTCCAGAAACCCCATTTGCAGCCCGTTCACGATCTGGTGTCGAACATCGTCTACTGCGGCAAGGCGTCGGATGTCGATACGGTCATGGTCGACGGCCGCATCGTGGTCGAAAACCGCCGCGTGGCGGGCGTGGACCTGCCTGCGCTCTATGCCGACGTCGCCGCCGCCGTGAAACGCATCACGGCGAAATAA
- a CDS encoding DUF1573 domain-containing protein, with the protein MRFLLLTLFGCLTFAAGRAQQLAKIEGAHLHMEVASHDFGDVPRKGGDLVREFTFTNDGTVPLVVTRVISSCSCLKASYSKRPVAPGESGTISIIYEPHKSEPGVFNKVIQIYSNSVDGRDVITVQGNSIDPGPRKVKTGEVKIKYKKDK; encoded by the coding sequence ATGCGATTTTTATTACTGACACTTTTCGGATGCCTGACCTTTGCGGCGGGCCGCGCCCAGCAGCTCGCGAAGATCGAGGGGGCGCATCTGCATATGGAGGTCGCGAGCCACGATTTCGGCGACGTGCCCCGCAAGGGCGGCGATCTGGTGCGCGAATTCACCTTCACCAACGACGGCACGGTGCCGCTGGTCGTGACGCGCGTCATCTCCTCGTGTTCGTGTCTCAAGGCGTCGTACTCCAAACGGCCGGTCGCTCCGGGCGAGAGCGGAACCATCAGCATCATCTACGAACCCCACAAGAGCGAACCGGGCGTCTTCAACAAGGTGATTCAGATTTACTCGAATTCGGTGGACGGCCGCGACGTAATCACCGTGCAGGGCAACTCGATCGATCCGGGACCCCGCAAGGTCAAGACCGGGGAGGTGAAGATAAAGTATAAGAAAGATAAGTAG
- a CDS encoding TonB family protein, with translation MYYYDPNNRNPRRWATVATAVYALLLIGSFALVSFDFRQIHDKPGDTITIDFTEPPALEPPKPRVRTATEPRVHDRTAPVEQTAQVSGKDETTQTPNPRALFNMNKGGADEPDNAGNPRAPEGEDRASGTGPGLNPDGLDQLDQGLQGRGLVGDLPKPSYPGSKSGKVIVRVTVDASGRVTSAAYEPKGSTTDAAELVEAAKAAARKARFTESRAAVQGGTITYVFRME, from the coding sequence ATGTATTATTACGATCCAAATAACAGGAATCCCCGCAGGTGGGCGACGGTTGCGACGGCGGTCTACGCGCTGCTGCTGATCGGTTCGTTCGCGCTGGTCTCGTTCGACTTCCGGCAGATCCACGACAAGCCGGGCGATACGATCACGATCGACTTCACCGAGCCGCCTGCGCTCGAACCGCCCAAGCCGCGCGTCAGGACGGCCACCGAGCCGCGCGTGCACGACCGCACGGCTCCCGTCGAGCAGACGGCGCAGGTCTCCGGCAAGGACGAGACGACGCAGACGCCCAATCCCCGCGCGCTGTTCAACATGAACAAGGGCGGCGCCGACGAACCCGACAACGCGGGCAATCCCCGCGCTCCCGAAGGCGAGGACAGGGCCAGCGGCACCGGTCCGGGACTCAATCCCGACGGGCTGGACCAGCTGGATCAGGGCTTGCAGGGGCGCGGGCTGGTGGGCGACCTGCCCAAACCTTCGTACCCCGGTTCGAAGAGCGGCAAGGTGATCGTCCGCGTGACGGTCGATGCTTCGGGACGGGTCACGAGTGCGGCCTACGAACCGAAAGGCTCGACCACCGACGCCGCCGAACTGGTCGAAGCCGCCAAAGCCGCGGCGCGCAAGGCGCGCTTTACCGAAAGCCGCGCGGCGGTGCAGGGCGGAACGATCACCTATGTTTTCCGTATGGAGTAA
- a CDS encoding ExbD/TolR family protein: protein MAIKHGSKVDKSFSASSMTDLMFLLLLFLLIATTLINPNALKLMLPKSSNQLKDKAMTTVSIQDAGHGKYRYYVELQEVGSIEGVERALKTRLDGQKDATVSLHCDETVAVGETVKVMNIAKDNNYKLILATAPN from the coding sequence ATGGCAATTAAACACGGATCGAAGGTCGATAAGTCCTTCTCGGCATCGTCGATGACCGACCTGATGTTCCTGCTGCTGCTGTTTCTGCTGATCGCTACGACGCTGATCAATCCCAACGCCCTGAAGCTGATGCTGCCGAAAAGCTCCAACCAGCTCAAGGACAAGGCGATGACCACGGTTTCGATACAGGATGCGGGCCACGGCAAGTACCGCTATTACGTCGAACTGCAGGAGGTCGGCTCGATCGAGGGCGTGGAGCGTGCGCTCAAGACGCGTCTCGACGGACAGAAGGACGCCACCGTGTCGCTGCACTGCGACGAGACGGTAGCCGTGGGCGAGACGGTCAAGGTGATGAATATCGCCAAGGACAACAATTACAAGTTAATTCTGGCGACGGCGCCGAATTGA
- a CDS encoding MotA/TolQ/ExbB proton channel family protein → MMTFLQAAEAVATSEETRMGLWTLFTKGGWLMWPLLALGGVTIFIFVERFMAIRKASVLDMNFMNRIRDYISDGKIQTAVNLCKKTDTPIARMIEKGIERIGRPMSDVQTAIENVANLEVSKLENGLPFLATIAGGAPMIGFLGTVLGMVQTFMDMSAAGGTVDLGLLSSGMYVAMVTTVMGLIVGIPAYFGYNYLVARIEKLVFQMEANSIAFMDILNQPVQK, encoded by the coding sequence ATGATGACTTTTTTGCAGGCTGCCGAGGCGGTGGCCACCAGTGAGGAGACCCGTATGGGACTGTGGACGCTGTTTACCAAAGGCGGTTGGCTGATGTGGCCGCTGCTGGCGCTGGGCGGGGTGACGATCTTTATCTTCGTGGAGCGTTTCATGGCTATCCGCAAGGCTTCGGTGCTGGACATGAACTTCATGAACCGCATCCGCGACTACATTTCCGACGGCAAGATCCAGACGGCCGTGAATCTGTGCAAGAAGACCGACACGCCGATCGCCCGCATGATCGAGAAGGGCATCGAGCGCATCGGACGCCCGATGAGCGACGTGCAGACGGCCATCGAGAACGTCGCCAACCTCGAAGTCTCGAAGCTCGAAAACGGCCTGCCGTTTCTGGCGACGATCGCCGGCGGCGCCCCGATGATCGGTTTTCTGGGTACGGTGCTCGGTATGGTGCAGACCTTCATGGACATGTCGGCCGCAGGCGGCACGGTGGATCTGGGACTGCTTTCGAGCGGTATGTATGTGGCGATGGTGACCACCGTGATGGGTCTTATCGTCGGCATCCCGGCCTACTTCGGCTACAACTACCTCGTCGCGCGCATCGAGAAGCTGGTTTTCCAGATGGAGGCCAACTCGATCGCATTCATGGACATTCTGAATCAACCCGTTCAAAAATAA